The bacterium genome segment CACTGAGAGTTGCCTCTTTCTTTCGTAAATTGATTTTCGTCACGCGCGTGGAAAGCAATAAACGGCCGCGGATGGGAAAACTTTCGGGTAGCAAACCAATTCCACCCTCAGAGGGATAGTAAAAAACGGGATTGTATCCAAATTGCTTGTTTTTGATTCCAAGCGCTCCGTTCAATACATCTTCCAGACTTGGTTTGGGTATCGACCAGTTGACCCAATCTAATGCGATGTCGCCGAGATCGTGTTGCCACAGTTTTTCGTTGTATGGCACCATGAAATGCCGCGCTATTCCGTCACCAAATGTATCCTGGATCCAGTCCTGGAAATTCTTTACTTTCGTTTTTTTCTTATTTAACAAAGTCTGAGCGAATCCAAGAACACATTCTTTGATGATTTCGCGTGGAAGTCCGTACGTGTTGGCTTGAAAAGGATAGTCTGTGTATCTGCCCTGGATGTAGATTGCGGATTTGCGTTGATGTTCCTGAATCCTGTCCCCTACAAGACCTGTTATGATCTGCCTTCCCTCGCTCGTTCTGAAGTGAATCAGATGTCCCGTGCAATCAAAATGGAAACCATCCACGAAAAAGGATTTGCACAGGCCACCAACCCGCTCTTCGGCTTCCACAAGAACGTGATCGGTTTTGTCGAGATGATATCCTGCACTCAAACCGGCGAGTCCAGCTCCAATAATCAAAACCCCGGTTTCCATCAAGCCACTTTTATTTTGGAAAGCCGCCAGCCGATAACCACAAGGGCGAAGGAAAGCATCGAATACACGATGAGGGAGGATTGCGCGGGCAAAAACATATTGAAGAGAGCCACAGTCCCTAAAAATAAGCCGGCTATGTATGTAGCGATCACAATTTTCTTAATAGACCAGCCTGCGTGTTTCAATCGCACCGCAAAATGATCTTTGCTACCCAGAAACATTGAGCGGCCACGGATTGCCCTCAACAACATGACGTACATGGTGTCGAAAATCGCAACTCCAAAGAAAAGGATCGGATTGAAATAAGCAAGATTGTTGATTGCGGAATAGTCGCCCATGATCGCGAGTGTTCCCAGGGTGAGTCCCAAAAACATGCTACCTGTGTCTCCCATGTAGATTCGAGCAGGACGAAAGTTGTACGGCAAGAATCCGGCTAACCCACCGACAAGCGTGACGGCAAACACGGCAATCATTTCATGCCTGTTGATAACGGAAACGATGAATAGAAATATGGCGCTGATCAAACAAACACCTGCCGCAAGACCATCCATGATATCAATGATATTGATTGCATTGGTGATTCCGATGATCCAAAAAAGGGTTAAAAACAAATTCACGTAAGGATGAAAAGCTTCGACTCGAATCAGGATGTCCCCCTTAATAAGGACGACCGCGGCTATAAACTGCCCGATGAATTTCGCAGTTGGCGTAAGAACTCCAAAATCATCGATCAATCCGAGAATCAAAACCAGTGTTCCTGCGAGTAGAATTGCGAGAATGCTTTTTTCAAACTGGTAGAAGAGACAGAGCGGGATCAGAACGGCGAGGTAGATGGCAAGCCCGCCGAAATAAGGAACAGCTTCACCGTGGGTCTTG includes the following:
- a CDS encoding undecaprenyl/decaprenyl-phosphate alpha-N-acetylglucosaminyl 1-phosphate transferase translates to MTWSFVLAGVLAFLVAVYGTPVARAAALRFGVVDQPDGNLKTHGEAVPYFGGLAIYLAVLIPLCLFYQFEKSILAILLAGTLVLILGLIDDFGVLTPTAKFIGQFIAAVVLIKGDILIRVEAFHPYVNLFLTLFWIIGITNAINIIDIMDGLAAGVCLISAIFLFIVSVINRHEMIAVFAVTLVGGLAGFLPYNFRPARIYMGDTGSMFLGLTLGTLAIMGDYSAINNLAYFNPILFFGVAIFDTMYVMLLRAIRGRSMFLGSKDHFAVRLKHAGWSIKKIVIATYIAGLFLGTVALFNMFLPAQSSLIVYSMLSFALVVIGWRLSKIKVA
- a CDS encoding FAD-dependent oxidoreductase → METGVLIIGAGLAGLSAGYHLDKTDHVLVEAEERVGGLCKSFFVDGFHFDCTGHLIHFRTSEGRQIITGLVGDRIQEHQRKSAIYIQGRYTDYPFQANTYGLPREIIKECVLGFAQTLLNKKKTKVKNFQDWIQDTFGDGIARHFMVPYNEKLWQHDLGDIALDWVNWSIPKPSLEDVLNGALGIKNKQFGYNPVFYYPSEGGIGLLPESFPIRGRLLLSTRVTKINLRKKEATLSDGCRIRYGSLFSTMPLHALLQILEDAPANVTAAHRNLQYVSVLNVNLGIDRPNVLPYHWVYYPEKDKPFYRIGCTSNFSSSVSPPNTSCLYIEISLRSDREHDVNALVSQTIASLKQTGILTDADRIVARFPVMLPYAYVVYNSARKKAVEHIQRYLKSHNVHSFGRYGSWVYSSMEDAVLEGKQHAEQLLQNAKQ